Part of the Oscillospiraceae bacterium genome is shown below.
TCAAAATGTTAACTTGTGTGTAAAGTTCACATAATTAATGTTAAATTAACAAACGAAATGTTAGCTTTTTGTTGACTTATCGCGTTTTTTGTGATATAATTACCATGTGTGAAAATGAAAAATTGTATTAGTATTTCGTGCCCATCAAATCTGAAAGGATGAATAATTCGTTTATGAATTACAGAAGACGCGAACTGGTTAAGGAAATTATCCTCTCCAAGCCCTTTACATCCCTGAAAGAGCTTGAAGAGCTGTTCCCCAATGTCTCCAGCATGACCCTCAGACGCGATATTGAGTATTGCGAGGCACAAGGCGACGCCGTAAAGGTGCGTGGCGGCGCTAAGTCCATGAAGTTTATTACAACTTCCATGGAGGACCCTATTTACAACCGTATGAATTCCAATGTTTCGGTCAAAAAGCGTATCGCAAAAAAAGCGGCGGAGTTTTTTGAGCAGGGACGCTCGATTTTTGTGGATTCCGGTACCACCTGCATTGAGCTTGCACAGCTTATGCCGGATATGCGTATCACCGTAACCACTACCGGCCCCAACGTTGCAATGAGTATGATTAAGAACACCAAGCCCATGATAAATCTTGTAGGCGGGCTTATCAACCGCGAGAATATGTCCATTTCGGGTGCTCAGGCATTGGAATATATCAACAGCATCAATATCGACCTTGCGTTTATTTCTCCCTCGGGCCTTTCGCTGAAAAACGGCTTTACCAGCGGTAACTTCAACGAGTGCGAGCTGAAAAAAACCATTGTCAACAAGGCGCGCGAGGTTATTATGCTTCTTGACGCGGCGAAGTTTGAAAAGGACCTTCCTTACACCTTCTGTCAGCTTAAGGACATACACATGATTATCACCAACACCGCACTGCCCCCTGTCTTTATGGAAGAGGCGGCGCGCAGTAATGTGAGAATCGTTATAGCAAACTAGTCGGCAAAAAAATTAATATATATATATTTTACGGAGGTAAAATCAATGGCAGTTGCAATTATCATGCCTCGCCAGGGACAGAGCGTTGAAAGCTGTGTCATCACAACCTGGGAAAAGAAAGTAGGCGACCCTGTTGCCGAAGGCGACATCTTGTTCACCTACGAAACAGACAAATCTTCCTTCGAGGAAAAGTCGACCGTCAGCGGTACTCTTCTTGCTATCCTTGCTGAAGAAGGCGAAGATGTACCCTGTCTGGAAAATGTTTGCGTTATAGGTAACGCAGGCGAGGACATTTCCGCGTTCACCAAGGGCGCATCAGCTCCCGAAGCTGCTCCTGCGCCTGCACAGACTCCCGCTCCTGCGGCACCCGCAGCGGCTCCTGCTCCTGCGGCAGAGCTTCCCGCTTCTGTTACCGCGGTTATCATGCCCCGTCAGGGACAGAGCGTTGAAAGCTGTGTTATCACTACCTGGGAAAAGAAGGTAGGCGATACCGTTAAAAACGGTGACATTCTCTTTACCTACGAAACCGACAAGTCCTCTTTCGAGGAAAAGGCGGCTGTTGAGGGTACTCTGCTTGCTATCCTTGCAGACGAGGGCGAAGACGTTCCCTGTCTCGACAACGTTTGTCTTATCGGTCCTGCCGGCACAGACGTAAGTGCGTTTGTAAACGGTGCATCTGCGGCACCCGCTCAGACAGAAGCAGCTACCGCTGTATCTGCGGCTCCTGCAGTTCAGGCGGCTCCCGTTGCGGCTACCGCGGCAGAGGTTAATGTAGAAAAAATCTCCCCCAGAGCTAAAAATCTTGCCATCAAGACCAATGCTGACCTGCTCAAGGCAGTTCCCACCGGCCCCTACGGCAGAATTATTGAGCGCGACGTTCAGGCTCTTCTGGACAAGGGCTTCACCGTAAGCGGCGCGGCTATGGGCGAATACAAGAGTGCTGTTGAAGGCACAGGCGCTAACGGCAGAGTTGTTCTTGGTGACCTGGCTCCCAAGGCTCCCGAGGCGGCTGCGGCTGTTGAAGCTCCTGCTGCATCTGCGGCTCCCGCAGCGGCATATGTGGACGAAAAGCTCCCCAACATGCGCAAGGTTATTGCCAAGGCTATGCACAACTCCCTGTCTACAATGGCTCAGCTCACTCTCAACACTTCCTTCGACGCTACCAAGCTTCAGGCTTGCCGTGCAGGTCTCAAGGCTCATGCGGAAAAGATGGGTCTTGCAAAGATCACTCTCAACGACATGGTGCTTTATGCCGTTTCCAGAACACTTCTCAACCACAAGGCTGTGAACGCTCACTTCCTGGACGACAAGATGAGATACTTCACCAATGCCAATATCGGTATTGCGGTTGACACCGACAGAGGACTTCTCGTTCCTACCGTGTTTGCGGCTGAAAAGCTGACTCTCAACGAGCTCAGTAAGGCGGCAAAGGTTGTAATCTCCGAGGCTCAGAAGGGTACTATCTCCCCTGACAACCTCAAGGGCGCAAGCTTCACCGTTACCAACCTGGGTGCTATGGGCATCGAAAGCTTCACTCCCGTTATCAATCCCCCCCAGACCTGTATTCTCGGCGTGAACAACATCACCAAGAAGATAAAGGAAGTAGACGGCGAGGACGTTATTTACCCTGCAATGGGTCTGTCCCTCACCTTCGACCACAGAGCACTGGACGGCGCTCCTGCGGCTAAATTCCTTCAGGAACTTTGCTACAACCTTGAGAACTTCGACATTCTCATGGCTCTGTAAGAAAGGGGTTATATAATAATGTACGATCTTATTATTCTGGGCGGCGGCCCCGCAGGCTACAATGCCTCCGAGCATGCTGCTCATGCAGGACTTAAAACTCTCGTTATCGAGGAACGCGCACTGGGCGGTGTATGTCTTAACGAGGGCTGTATCCCTACCAAAACCTTCCTCTATTCCGCTAAGGTTTTCGACTACGGCAAGCATGCCGCTGACTACGGTGTAACCTTTACGGGTGCTTCCATCGACCACAACAAGGTGGTTGACCGCAAGAACAATGTTGTTAAAACACTGGTAAGCGGTGTCGGCGCCAAGCTTAAAAAGGCGGGCGTTGAGGTTGTTAAGGCTTCCGCTGTTATAAAGGAAAGAAACGCAGAGGGCTTTGTAGTTACCGCTGAGGGCAAGGACTATGTGGGCAAACAGCTTCTGGTTTGCACAGGCTCCAATGCCGCTGTTCCCCCCATTCCCGGTCTGGCTGATTCCATCAAGAACGGCTTTGCTCTGACCAACCGCGAGATTCTCGACCTTCGCGAAATCCCCAAGACCATCGTTGTCGTAGGCGGCGGTGTTATCGGTCTTGAAATGGCTTCTTACTTCAACTCCGTAGGCTCCAAGGTTTACGTTGTTGAAATGCTGGACCACATTGCAGGTCCTACCGATGCCGAAATTTCCGCTCTTCTCCAGAAAGAATACGCTAAACGCGGCGTAGAGTTCATTCTGGGCGCAAAGGTTACCTCCATTGCTGACAAGAAGGTGGCTTACGAAAAGGACGGCAAGATTTCCGAAATTCCCTGTGACTATGCTCTGGTATCCATCGGACGCCGTGCAAGAACCGCAGGCATCGGACTTGAAAATATCGGTGTTAAAATCGAGCGCGGCGCCATCGTTACCGACGAATACGGCAAGACCAACGTTCCCGGTGTATGGGCGGCAGGCGACGTAAACGGCAAGAGCATGCTGGCGCACACCGCGTACCGCGAGGGCGAGGTCTGCATCAACAACATTCTCGGCAAGAAGGACAGAATCAACTACAATTCCATTCCTTCCGTTATCTACACCAACCCCGAGGTTGCGGCAGTAGGTGAAACCGAGCAGACCGCAAAGGCTAAGGGACTCAATGTTAAAATTCAGTCCGTAACCCTTAAGTTCAGCGGCAGATACATCGCCGAGAACGAGGGCGGCAACGGTATTCTCAAGATAATAATCGATGCTGACCACAAGAACATTGTAGGTATGCACATGATAGGCACCTACGCTTCCGAAATCATTTACGGTGCGGCTATGATGGTTGAGACCGAAATGAGAATCGCCGACATTCAGAAGATGGTATTCCCCCATCCTACTGTTTGCGAGGTAATCCGCGAAGCACTGTTCATGTTCGACTAAGCAGGGTAAGCCCTGCACCCAATCCGCGTACCGAGTGCAGCGCGAACATCATGCACGCGAAGCACTGTTCATGTTCGATTAAGCAGGTCACTTGCGTGACGGCGTATCGTGTACCGAGTGCAGTGCGAACATCATGCACGCGAAGCACCGCAGCAATTCAGATACAAAAACAGTAAAAAATAATATAATGAATATAAAGGAGATTTCCGACTATGCCTAAGAGTTTATTCGTTGACCCCAAAGAGGTCAGAAAAGCGGGCTTTGTTCACTTTGAAGACATTCCCGTAAACCAGTACAACAAAACACTGGCAGAAGAAAAGAAGCTTTACACCAAAGCAGATTTCATGCGCATTTATCGTGACATGGCTACCATCCGTGAGTTTGAGACCATGCTCAACGACATCAAGACCAAGAGCGCATACAACGGCGTAGAGTACAACAACCCCGGTCCTGCTCACCTTTCCATCGGTCAGGAAGCTACCGCAGTTGGTCAGGCTTACGTGCTTGACGTAAATGACTACATCTTCGGTTCTCACAGAAGCCACGGCGAAATCATCGCTAAGGGTCTTTCTGCAATCGAAAAGCTCACCGAAGCTGAAGTCGAAGACGTAATGAAGAACTTCCTGGGCGGTAACATCTACTCTATCGTTGAGAAGAATATGCCCAGCAAGAAGGACGGCATCAAAGAACTTGCCATCGACTTCCTGCTTTACGGTGCACTTGCTGAAATCTTTGCTCGTACCACCGGCTTCAGCCGCGGTCTGGGCGGTTCCATGCACGCATTCTTCCTGCCCTTCGGTATCTACCCCAACAATGCTATCGTTGGCGGTTCCGCAGGTATCGCATTCGGTGCAGCTCTTTATAAGAGAGTAAACAAGAAGCCCGGTATCGTTGTTGCCAACTCCGGTGACGGCGCGCTGGCTCGCGGACCTGTTTGGGAAGCATTTGTTATGTCCACCATGGACCAGATCAAGAAGCTGTGGGATGAAGAGCACAACGGCGGTGTTCCGATACTCTTCAACGTTAATAACAACTTCTACGGTATGGGCGGTCAGACCTACGGTGAAACCATGGGCTACAACATCGCTGCACGTATCGGTGCCGGTGTAACTCCCAACCAGATGCTTGCTGAACGTGTTGACGGCTACAATCCTCTTGCAGTTATCGACGCATACACCAGAAAGAAGGCTCAGCTGCTCAAGGGCGAGGGTCCTGCTCTTCTGGATATCGTTACCTACCGTATCTCCGGCCACTCTCCTTCCGACTCCTCCACTTACAGAACTCCCGAGGAAATCGAGACCTGGAAGAACGAGGATGTTCTGGTTGCATTCGAAACCAAGATGGTTAAGGGCAAAATTGCTACTGCCGCTGAGTTCGAAGCTATCAGAGAAAAGATCAAGGAGCGCATGACCAACATCATTAAGCTTGCTATCAACGATGAGATCTCTCCCCGTATGGACCTTGCAAAGGATCCCGGCGCTATTGCAGACATTATGTTCTCCAACCAGCACGTTGATTCCATGGATCCCGACCGCAAGCCCGACGTTCTCATTCCTCTTGAAGAGAACCCCCGCGTAAAAGCTCTCAAGGCCAAGGCTCGTTTTGCATTTGATGCTGACGGCAAGCCCGTACCCAAGGCTAAGGTATTCGGTCTGCGCGACGGTCTGTTCGAGGCTATTATCAATAAATTCTATACCGATCCTACCCTTATCGCTTACGGCGAAGACAACCGTGACTGGGGCGGCGCGTTCGCAGTTTACAGAGGTCTCACCGAAAGCCTTCCTTACCACAGATTCTTCAACTCTCCTATCTCCGAAGCCGCTATCGTAGGCTCCGCAGTAGGTTATGCTATGGCAGGCGGACGAGTTATCGTTGAGCTTATGTACGCTGACTTTATCGGCTGTGCAGGCGACGAAATCTTCAACCAGCTGTCCAAGTGGCAGTCCATGAGCGCCGGAATCCTCAAGATGCCCGTTATCGTACGTGTTTCCGTTGGTTCCAAGTACGGTGCTCAGCATTCTCAGGACTGGACCGCTCTCACTGCTCACATTCCCGGCCTGAAGGTTGTATTCCCCTCCACTCCTTACGATGCTAAGGGTCTTATGAACGCCGCTCTTGCAGGCACCGACCCCGTTATCTTCTTCGAGAGCCAGAGAATTTACGACATCGGCGAGCAGTTCCATGAAGGCGGCGTACCCGAAGGATACTACGAAATCCCCATGGGCGAGCCCGATATCAAGCGCGCAGGTAAGGATATCACCATCGTTACCATCGGTGCTGTTCTGTACAGAGCTCTGGAAGCTGCTAAGATTCTGGAAGAAAAGTACGGCATCTCCGCTGAAGTTATCGATACACGCTCTATTGTTCCTTTCAACTATGAAAAGGTTCTGGAATCCGTTAAGAAGACCGGTAAGATCGTGTTCGTAGGTGACGCTTGCGAGCGTCAGTCCGTAATGCGCGACATGGCTTCCACCGTTGCTGAGCTTGCATTCGATTACCTTGACGGACCTCCCGTAGTTGTAGGCTCCAGAAACTGGATCACTCCCGCGTTCGAGCTTGAAAAGTTCTTCTTCCCGCAGGCTGATACCATCATTGATGCTATCAATGAAAAGATTCTGCCCCTGCCCGGTCACGTTGCTAACTACAACTTCACCGACCTTGAGAAGATCGACCGCAATAAGAAAGGCATCTAATATAATTCGCAATTATCAATTAGCAATTAATGTTGAAAGCCGCGGACTTTTGTCCGCGGCTTTCTTCCATAATTCCGAAATTGCTTGCGAGATTTTGGCATTAGCACATTCTGTTACAAACCGCCCGCGGTTTGTAACAAAACCCCTACGTTTTGTAACAAAAAACCGCCCTGTGTTACATGTGTGTTACAAACGATTAAAAGCTATTGACATTTTTCCGTACTTGTTGTACAATGACAATGCAAGAAAAACTTGCCACAAAATATTTTTTTTAGGAGGACTTTTCAATGAAAAAGTTAGCAATGCTCTTAGCAGTACTCATGCTGGCAGTTGCAGCGTTCAGCGTTAGCGCTTTTGAAGACGTTACCGTTAACGATGCTTGCTTTGATGCTGTTAACACTCTGACTTCCCTCGAAGTAATCAAGGGCAAGACTGAGACCACATTCGCACCCGAAGATCCCGTTACCCGTGAACAGATGGCTATGCTTTTCACCCGTCTGTACACTACCGTTAACATCGAAAACGGTGACAACCTCACTCCTTTCACCGACCTCGATGATCCTTACTTCAACAGCGCTATCGCATGGTGCTTTGATGCAAAGGTTATCAACGGTACAACCCCCACCACCTTCGAGCCTAAGGCTCACATCATTTACCAGGACGCTCTTACCATGGCTTGCCGTCTCCTCGGCTACACCAATCTTACATATCCCCTTGGCAACATCACCAAGGCTCGTCTGATTGGTCTTACCGAAGGCCTCGAAGGCACTGCATATGACAAAGAGCTTACCCGTGGCGAAGTTGCTATCATTCTCTACAACGCTCTCGAAGCTGAAGGCGCTGAAGTAATCAAAGAGAACAAGGTTACTCTTTACAACGGCTATCCTCTCGTAGAAGCTATTGAAAGAAACTTCGAAATCGCAATCGACGTTTACAACTTCAAGAAGGAAACCTACCAGATCGTTGCTACCGAAAACTTCTTCATCGATCCTGCAAGAGGCACCGTTGACGAAGAGCAGTACGGTCTTATCGAAATCGTAGACGGCGAGCAGTTCGGCGACGTTGACACCTACGACTTCGAAGAAATCGCAGTTGCAGAAGGCACCGTAAGCGATGACAACATCCTTGCTTACATCGAAATCCTCTACAGAGGCGAATCTCTCGACGACAAGAAGGCAGTTGTTCTTTCTTCCGTAATCAACTCTGACCTCGACGCAGAAGCTGATGTTGAAGTTTACTTCAAGAAGGAAAAGAGCACTGATAAAGAAGAAAAGGCTCAGAAGAACGCAATCCGCGTTAACGGCAAGGTATTTGACCTCACCGACGCTGATGAGCAGATCGTTTACTACATCAACGGCAACGAAATCAAGGTTGTAACCGACCTTTCTGTTGACGCTCCTGTATTCTACCAGACCAAGAAGGACCTCGACGCAGGTATGTACGCTCAGAAGATCGTTGACGTAGACAAGGACGCAACTCCCGACTACATCATGTTCTTCCCCATGACCTTCGAAAAGGTTACCGGCATTTCCACCAAGGGCGTTTACAAGTTCGAAACCTCCGGTGAATTCAAGACCGAAGAGGAAGAATGCACTCTCGTAATCAACGCTGAAGAAGTAGCAAAGGGCGACTATGTTCTGACCTACAAGTACGGTCCTTTCACCGTTGTTGACTCTGTTGTTGAGCCCCTGGTTACCACCATTACCAGAAGAACCGGCTCCAGCCTCGCAAACTACAAGTACACTCTCGCTACCGGCGACGTTGTAACCTTCGCAGATGCTAACTACCCCGTTGCAGGTACCTACATGGCAGCTAAGAAGCTCGACGCTTCCAACAAGGAAGATGTATTCTACATCATCAACGATAAGATCATCTACACCGAAAAGGAAAGCGCTACCGGCTACGAAGCTTACAGCTACGCATTCTTCATTCAGGGCGGCGAGGTTGAAACCTCTGTTGATACCGAAGACGGTACCGTTACAGACGTTAACACCATCATCGCATTCATGAACGGCAAGGCTGTTACTCTCCCCGTTGAAGCTGACAAGATCGACGACCTCACTCCTAAGTCCGTTATCACTGTTACTGACATCAAGGATGGCAAGTACATTGTAGAAAACGGCATGGTTGCTGCTGACAAGATCGCTGCAGATAACGAAGATGGCTACGAACATCAGTTCGCAAGCGGCTCCGCTCAGATCTGGTACGACACCAACTCTAACATCTACAAGCTTTCTGCAAACAGCAAGATCTACAACATCGGCCTCACCGCTGATTCCGAGCTGTACGCAGTTAACATGAAGAACGGCAATTACGACAGCGTTAAGCGCTACACCATGGCTAACATGCCTAAGTACGGCAAGACCACTCTTACCAACGTTATCATCGCAGCTGTTAAGGATGCTGATGAAAAGATCACCGGTTGGAACCTCCTCGTTGCTTACATCGCTGACGCTTCTCTCGTTGGTGATACCAACAACGAATACCAGGATTACAGAATCGTTCTCTCTGCAGGTGAAGAAATCGACGACGAAGACAACACCTACACTGTATACGAAGTTCTGAACCCTGTTACCGGTGCTACCGAAACCATCGTTGATACCACTGCTAACAGCACCATCTGGAGCGAAGGCACTCTGGTTCGCAAAGCTAACAACGGTTCCGTTAAGGCTGTAATCAACGAAGACGTTGCTGACGGCGGCAAGTACGAAGTATTCAACGCTAACAACCTCCAGTCCGGCGCAGACACCAGAAAACTGATGCAGATCAACAAGCTCATCAATGATGATACTTTTGCAACTGTATTCAAGGGTCTCAACCAGGGCGAAATGGGCGATCCCGGCGAATACAGCCAGGAAATCAAGCTCAACGGCGTTAACATCGTTGTTATCGACATCGACGAAGACACCGACGAAATCACTGTTGAAGTAACCGAAGATGCTACCGAGCTCGAGGGCAAGGTTGTTAGAACCTTCGTTACCAGCGGTCTCAGCTACAAGCCTGCTTACATGGTAATTCTTCCTTGGCAGTGGGTTGACGCTGAAGGCGACTTCGCAGGCTTCGCTAACCTCGACGAATACTACGACGACTACGAAGAAGAAGTACTCGCATAATTCGTTAATTTAACTTAATACTTAAGTTCCTAAGGGACCCGACGCAAGTCGGGTCCTTTTTGTGTGTGTGCGTTGCAGGTGCAGAGCCGAAAAGAGCCGAACTCATGTCGGTTTCGAGGACGATTTTCGCCCCTTTCGGCGTTATTTTTTCTTGTAATATGTACATATAACTGCGCAAAAATGCCTTGAAAGAAACAAAAATCGTTCCTTGAAACTTCCCTCGAACCGAGGAAAGATAATTTTCAAAGATGTATTTATGCCGGAAAGAAATTTTCTCGGCGGCATTAGTTCGACTCTTTTCGGCTATAGCCGATCCGCTTAAGCTATAATTGTCACGCGTGACAATTTTGCAAACCGCTGTACGTAGCACTGCTCATGATGACATGTGGACGGCAGATGACGGCGGTTGGCGGAAAAACTGTTAAAATAGTAAAAATGTATTGACTTTTTTATGGAAATATGCTACAATGTATGTGTATATTTGTACAAGAGTTTACACAAAAGGGTACCCTTTTGTAACACTGTATACATACAGTGTTATAACTCATTTTCAGCACTACATATTGTGTGTTGTAAACGCTTCGGCGATTACATATATTGACTTCCGGGTAAAGACATAAAATAGAAAAAATATATAAAGGAGTTTATCATGAAAAAAGCATTACTCACAATTTCTGCATTGCTTATTCTGTGTATGGCAATGACCTTGTGTGCGGGCGCTGTTATTCAGGATAGTGACATCGGTACATATATCCGTTTTGACAGCCAGGAAAAAATCGACCTGCACACAGTGGGAAACCTCGGCGATATTTCAATGGATGCAGAGAACAATGCACTGCGCTACACCACCAGATACAAAACTGCCGATGGAAATGACCTTAATATGCGCGTGATTTTCGACGAGCGGGTTAAGATTGAAGACTATCCCTTTGTACGTATTACCTACAAAATGCCGACTACTCAGACCAGCGGCGCGGTTAACACTTCCTTTAGCAATGTGCACATGTTCGTTAACCAGAACGGTAATGACGAACACGGTCATATTTCCATTAATATCGGTAGCTACGGCAACACAATGACCGCAAATGACAAATGGGAAAGAATCATTTTCGATTTGAGAATTGCCAACAACAGCCGTACTACAACAGTGGACAAAGAAACTGTGCCTGTTGCCCCTGAAACTTATGCACATGACTTCCGTTTCGACTTCCCCAACAACGAAGCGGCAAACACTACTCATGAATATCTTATCTATGATGTAGGTATGTTCAAGACCGCCGAGGCGGCTGCGTCCTACAACGGCGTTCAGGATTTCTACTACCATGACCTTTCGGTTGCAGATAACGGTCTGACCTGGGAAAAGAAAGGCGGCGAAGTGTCTTTCACATATGACGAGGGCGAAAAGGCATATCTGTGGCATCATGTGTCGGGTGACTCCCGTATGCGCAGCTCTATGATAGAGTCCATAAACTGGTTCAGCCCTTCCACATGGCCTGTTTTCTCCACCTATTATAAGAGTACCGCCCCCTCATTAGCCACCTTCCTTTACAACGATGGTTACAGCCCTCGCAACGCAGACGGAACTGACAATACCTCTATAAAAAAAGTGGGCAGTATGGCAGAGGGTAAAATCAGTACAACCAATGGAAGCGGAGTCCTCAACAGTAACGCTAAAGCAAACGAGTGGAGTGTGGGTAAGCTTAATATAGCTAATGCCTCCACAAACGCTCAGTTCAGCATTGCTACCGCCGCAGTGCTCACCAGACACGGCGGTGACTGGATAAATACCTCCGGTGATGAACAAGAAACTCACTTCAAGTACATCGCATACTATGCAACCGAAGAGGAAGCAAATAAAATGACCGTAGGCGCTCCCGAGGTAACAGGTGTAATGCCTGCCGATAAGGAGACCGAAAACGGTAAGATCAGCGGCGTTACCGCCAAAATGGAATACCGCGCAGGCGGTAAGGGCGGCGAGTGGATTGCCATTACCGACAACGATATAACCGACGGCGCAATTTTTGTTGCTCCCGGTCAGGTTTACAGCGTTCGTTACAAGGCAACCGAAACTGCAAACGCAGGTTACATTGCCGAGGTTTATGTACCTTACTACTTCAAGTTTAACCTTACCGGAGTTAAAAACGGAAGCAGTATGGAATTGTACGATGCGGAAATAGATTACGTTGACGGCAGATGGAAGGTTGAGCTTCCCTATGGCTCTTCTCTTACCAATATCGTTCTTGTATTCGACCTGGAAAGCAATGTTTCCAACGCATATCAGCTGTACAACAATACCCATGTAGCTGAAAACAAGAGCCGTGCCGGTGTAGCACTGTATCAGAATTCTCAGAATGTGGATGACAGAAAAGCTGTTATATCCGGTGATAGTACAATCGACGCATCCGCAAGCACCGTACAACTTACCGCTGTTCAGCCCGGCGCAATTCACGAATACATCAATATCGATGTTTCCGTGTCAGAAAGTCAGTATACCGACAAGGAAATTGTTGATATGGCTCTGGCGGCAATTGATGCGGCAGTAATACCCACCGATGATTTGTATGCACTTTCTACCGCTGACGAAATCGAAAATGCGGTAAAAGGCACACTTGAAACCGCTATCTCCGGTTTCGCCGGTGCACAGCTTGCATTAGAGGCTGAGTTTATTTCTCCGGCTGCTTCGGGTACTGCAGAAAACAGAAACGGTACCGACGGTAAGGTAAATATTACCTGCACCGTTACCTATGACAGCTATACGGACAGCACTGTCAAGGAAGATGTTCCTGTCCCCGCAAAGCCTTTCCGCTGGATTCTCAATTTTGGCGGAAACGAAATCATGCTTGACAACATCAAGAGTAATGTGATTTACAACGGCGGTCTTGAAGTGGAAAACAAGGCTGATGACAGCTGTCTGGGCGGTTCTTATGCTCATATTTATAAAAGAACAGACGCTGAAGATACCGAGGGCTTCTACTTCAGTATTTATCCCGGTCAGAACGGCGTTCCCGCAATAGACGACCTTTCCGAATACAAGGTGGTTGTTTACAGCTACAAGCACAGCAATAGCAGTGATAAAAATAACCAGCTTTACTACTACACCAACCTTTACTCCGGAGCCCATGCATATCAGAGCTTTAATATGAACAATACAGCAGGCGTTGCCGACACAGAGTGGCATCAGCGTCTGTACGAGATAAACGCATCCGGTAATCTTTCCGGTACTACTACAGGCGACTACTCCTGGAACGGTACTCCCCGTACTCTCAGATTTGACTTCCAGCGCGGTATCAACGAAGTAGGCGAGGAAAACAGATACGTTGACCTTGACTACATCGGTTTCTTCGCAACTATGGAGGAAGCACAGGAATTTATCGCTAGCCCCGTGCTTGATTCCAATGCAGATGAAGAAGCACTTGAGGTTAAGTTCGCAGACGAGCTGGGTTGGGTTGCGGCAGGCAAGGCCGATGTAGACGCAGGTAAGTATGATTACACCGCTTCAACCGTTATTGAGCTTATGAATAATAATAATATGCTTCACGGTGCCGAAAATGGTATAGTGCTGATTGACGAGCTTGTTAACGCACAGCCTGCTTCCATCGGTATGCCGGGCGGTAAGAACGGTAAGCTTGTTTACCGTGTTGCATTTGCCGATTCCTTCATCAACGGCAATGTAATATACAGCCCTGCTTACACCGTGACTATCAAGCCTACTACCCCTGCATATATTAACGTGTTCATGGCGGGCGCTCAGATAAGAACCGAGGACGCCGCTGCTGCTATGGGCGGAGAAGCGGCACAGCACGGTGAGGCACTGCGTTTCGGTGCATACCTTGACTTGAACGGCTGGCAGAACGAAGCAGGTGTTACCGATGTTGAATACGGTATGATTCTTACCTCTGCGGCTATTCTGGGCGA
Proteins encoded:
- the lpdA gene encoding dihydrolipoyl dehydrogenase, producing MMYDLIILGGGPAGYNASEHAAHAGLKTLVIEERALGGVCLNEGCIPTKTFLYSAKVFDYGKHAADYGVTFTGASIDHNKVVDRKNNVVKTLVSGVGAKLKKAGVEVVKASAVIKERNAEGFVVTAEGKDYVGKQLLVCTGSNAAVPPIPGLADSIKNGFALTNREILDLREIPKTIVVVGGGVIGLEMASYFNSVGSKVYVVEMLDHIAGPTDAEISALLQKEYAKRGVEFILGAKVTSIADKKVAYEKDGKISEIPCDYALVSIGRRARTAGIGLENIGVKIERGAIVTDEYGKTNVPGVWAAGDVNGKSMLAHTAYREGEVCINNILGKKDRINYNSIPSVIYTNPEVAAVGETEQTAKAKGLNVKIQSVTLKFSGRYIAENEGGNGILKIIIDADHKNIVGMHMIGTYASEIIYGAAMMVETEMRIADIQKMVFPHPTVCEVIREALFMFD
- a CDS encoding 2-oxo acid dehydrogenase subunit E2, whose product is MPRQGQSVESCVITTWEKKVGDTVKNGDILFTYETDKSSFEEKAAVEGTLLAILADEGEDVPCLDNVCLIGPAGTDVSAFVNGASAAPAQTEAATAVSAAPAVQAAPVAATAAEVNVEKISPRAKNLAIKTNADLLKAVPTGPYGRIIERDVQALLDKGFTVSGAAMGEYKSAVEGTGANGRVVLGDLAPKAPEAAAAVEAPAASAAPAAAYVDEKLPNMRKVIAKAMHNSLSTMAQLTLNTSFDATKLQACRAGLKAHAEKMGLAKITLNDMVLYAVSRTLLNHKAVNAHFLDDKMRYFTNANIGIAVDTDRGLLVPTVFAAEKLTLNELSKAAKVVISEAQKGTISPDNLKGASFTVTNLGAMGIESFTPVINPPQTCILGVNNITKKIKEVDGEDVIYPAMGLSLTFDHRALDGAPAAKFLQELCYNLENFDILMAL
- a CDS encoding dehydrogenase produces the protein MPKSLFVDPKEVRKAGFVHFEDIPVNQYNKTLAEEKKLYTKADFMRIYRDMATIREFETMLNDIKTKSAYNGVEYNNPGPAHLSIGQEATAVGQAYVLDVNDYIFGSHRSHGEIIAKGLSAIEKLTEAEVEDVMKNFLGGNIYSIVEKNMPSKKDGIKELAIDFLLYGALAEIFARTTGFSRGLGGSMHAFFLPFGIYPNNAIVGGSAGIAFGAALYKRVNKKPGIVVANSGDGALARGPVWEAFVMSTMDQIKKLWDEEHNGGVPILFNVNNNFYGMGGQTYGETMGYNIAARIGAGVTPNQMLAERVDGYNPLAVIDAYTRKKAQLLKGEGPALLDIVTYRISGHSPSDSSTYRTPEEIETWKNEDVLVAFETKMVKGKIATAAEFEAIREKIKERMTNIIKLAINDEISPRMDLAKDPGAIADIMFSNQHVDSMDPDRKPDVLIPLEENPRVKALKAKARFAFDADGKPVPKAKVFGLRDGLFEAIINKFYTDPTLIAYGEDNRDWGGAFAVYRGLTESLPYHRFFNSPISEAAIVGSAVGYAMAGGRVIVELMYADFIGCAGDEIFNQLSKWQSMSAGILKMPVIVRVSVGSKYGAQHSQDWTALTAHIPGLKVVFPSTPYDAKGLMNAALAGTDPVIFFESQRIYDIGEQFHEGGVPEGYYEIPMGEPDIKRAGKDITIVTIGAVLYRALEAAKILEEKYGISAEVIDTRSIVPFNYEKVLESVKKTGKIVFVGDACERQSVMRDMASTVAELAFDYLDGPPVVVGSRNWITPAFELEKFFFPQADTIIDAINEKILPLPGHVANYNFTDLEKIDRNKKGI
- a CDS encoding DeoR/GlpR transcriptional regulator; this encodes MNNSFMNYRRRELVKEIILSKPFTSLKELEELFPNVSSMTLRRDIEYCEAQGDAVKVRGGAKSMKFITTSMEDPIYNRMNSNVSVKKRIAKKAAEFFEQGRSIFVDSGTTCIELAQLMPDMRITVTTTGPNVAMSMIKNTKPMINLVGGLINRENMSISGAQALEYINSINIDLAFISPSGLSLKNGFTSGNFNECELKKTIVNKAREVIMLLDAAKFEKDLPYTFCQLKDIHMIITNTALPPVFMEEAARSNVRIVIAN